One genomic segment of Sminthopsis crassicaudata isolate SCR6 chromosome 2, ASM4859323v1, whole genome shotgun sequence includes these proteins:
- the ANKRD11 gene encoding ankyrin repeat domain-containing protein 11 isoform X2 produces the protein MEIKKTQIQMPPVQSMLWYYKAGTLLEASWHEMEVPRSKKKEKQGPERKRIKKEPATRKPGLLFGMGLSGIRAGYPLSERQQVALLMQMTAEESANSPVDTTPKHPSQSTVCQKGTPNSASKTKDKVNKRNERGETRLHRAAIRGDARRIKELINEGADVNVKDFAGWTALHEACNRGYYDVAKQLLAAGAEVNTKGLDDDTPLHDAANNGHYKVVKLLLRYGGNPHQSNRKGETPLKVANSPTMVNLLLGKGTYTSSEESSTESSEEEDAPSFAPSSSVDGNNTDSEFEKGLKHKAKNQEPPKTITPVKDEYEFDEDDEQDRVPPVDDKHLLKKDYRKETKSNSFISIPKMEVKTYTKNNTIAPKKAAHRILSDTSDEEDANVTVGTGEKLRLSAHSVLPSNKTRESSNIKQQKEKNKVKKKRKKETKGKEVRFGKKNDKFCSSESESENLESDEDDRDSVESSNCIKDSTIVLKEPSLFSSLSASSTSSHGSLASQKHNSNLAEQHSKHWRTDNWKTISSPAWSDVSSLSDSTRTRLTSESDYTSEDSSLASLKPVRKKQEHKKKNTPHNTVSEKKNSFHSNVDGAIPKLDKEGKVVKKHKTKHKHKNKDKGQCSNNQDIKMKSFPYDYEDSKQKSDKALLVDSENPIESKLKVLKHDREHFKKEEKIIKTKSEEKEWLFKDEIIKVSKEEKSLKRVKEGNKELSKAFREEKDRSSKTEKEKSLKEKSPKEEKLRIHKEERKKKSKDKQSKSEKKNDLKEEKMSKSEKEKTFKEDKEKFKKEKVYREESGFDEFCNKSQFLENEDTKFSLSDDQQERWFSDLSDSSFDFKGEDSWDSPVTDYREIKNDSVAKLILETVKEETKEKKRDNKNKEKREYNEKRNEKDSFFKKKDRDYLDKTSEKKKDPSEKHKSIPSYLSEKEKRRKESADGIKDRKEKDMGDSCKERKDSFDSSKDRKDAKLKQEETYRDELKEYGCENFFKDKLDSEFGKNLETWERHHSGKEKDKKDIGDKDKKEKLKSEKYKEKSKETDKEKNEKSILEKNQKDKELDKCFKEKKETKEKYKDLHNKDKERKSSLDQMKEKKDKNFSGSISEDFAEKRDEKKTKDKSWYIADIFTDESEDEKEEYNTSGFKIGDTIGSEVPRVENVQEKDEDKEPYTSEKHRKYSSDKQHSGDKQKDKESKEKKKEKGLIEGGKDKKEKNFEKHKEKKDKDSIEKYKDRKDRTSIDSIQEKKSKQKIPEKVERKHSTDDKVKNKHKEKSDKEHSKERKSSKGGDMEKSLLEKLEEEALNEYRDDSNDKISELSSDSFTDRGQDPGMNSLLESSFTEPAEDKFKDAISFPSLQDKLKEKERHRHSSSSSKKSHEREKAKKDKSEKKEKSDDFKDNRKESAQFEKDFSLDGDAFGMSYNMKADVEDELDKTIEFFSTEKKDKNDSERELSKKSEKEKIYTSNSISTTKDKKKRDKHREKWKDEKEKHREKHTDGFFKHHKDEQKSVNKEKDNSQVNAFKDKSKDESIKLSESRLKEKEKSDSLKISNGNDKIPPSKDTAKKDTRPREKLLGDGDLMMTSFERMLCQKDLEIEERHKRHKERMKQMEKMRHRSGDPKLKDKVKSSEEVRKRSLDLPSKKPPAPDSQLKEKKTKELGPLTPGPSTESKPHPVVGTDSKDWLTGPHMKEILPASPRPDQSRPTGVPAPASVVSCPSYEEVMQTPRTPSCSNEDYTDLMFDCADSQHSIPVSTMSMNACSPSFFDRYTNTSGGLPENPNQTPTRTLPTNLYRSISVDIRRTPEEEFTVGDKFFRQQSVPATSNYDSPVQHLMEEKVPLPSVPAEKFPCLSPGYYSPDYGIPSPKVETLHCTPGAIGNVAPSPESVFSGLQAKSSPSHRDELLAPSIESALPPDLGIPLDATEDQQATAAIIPPEPSYLQPIEEGPFNAVISEEDNADWANPPRNSEQPITQSLIGTSSETPVNWTVGSELLIKSPQRFPESPKPFCSTDPIHPAPVPFIPSDSPYPVSPISYPLSVSEPALNDVKEVAEEAIPGEITTSEEQTSYMPPSRLDSFFTNCKPLPEETPEIVQESTCIPTVTQVETLGSLENNFLENNISVINQEEPVAWPDPFTNAEDDLDLGPFSLPELPLQNKDVADAEMTEAEPMGDSTVVASESTNPGDPGVFSGNLSLLAAEEQEELPTSQAAALLPGVPGPEPEEPKPEALCVEAATETGSVPEEKMSEQLEAHSFPPAASAELPPQTGDQERETNPEDSFVTNCGLESCAEKNLAQAGVDGTSTQEEVIGSTVNQTGSSQVEPPQGNTQSEAADSVPKAVPEIPKPPKVEEIPQRITRNRAQMLANQNKQNTSPSEKEFPPVSTPSTRAKGRVTEEEDSQAQHPRKRRFQRSNQQLQQQINTSTQQTREMIQQTLAAIVDAIKLDDIEPYHSDRSNPYFEYLQIRKKIEEKRKILCYITPQAPQCYAEYVTYTGSYLLDGKPLSKLHIPVIAPPPSLAEPLKELFKQQETVRGKLRLQHSIEREKLIVSCEQEILRVHCRAARTIANQAVPFSACTMLLDSEVYNMPLESQGDENKSVRDRFNARQFISWLQDVDDKYDRMKTCLLMRQQHEAAALNAVQRMEWQLKVQELDPAGHKSLCVNEVPSFYVPMVDVNDDFVLLPA, from the exons AGAGTTCAGAAGAAGAAGATGCCCCATCCTTTGCACCTTCTAGTTCAGTTGATGGCAATAACACGGACTCTGAATTTGAAAAAGGCCTGAAGCATAAGGCCAAGAATCAAGAGCCACCAAAAACAATTACTCCTGTGAAGGATGAATATGAATTTGATGAGGATGATGAACAAGACAGAGTTCCTCCAGTTgatgataagcatttattgaaaaaggattacagaaaagaaactaaaTCAAATAGTTTTATATCTATTCCCAAAATGGAAGTTAAAACATATACTAAAAATAACACAATTGCACCAAAGAAAGCTGCCCATCGCATCCTTTCAGACACCTCAGATGAAGAGGATGCAAATGTCACTGTGGGCACTGGAGAGAAGCTAAGACTTTCAGCTCATTCTGTATTGCCCAGTAACAAGACACGAGAGTCGTCTAACatcaaacaacagaaagagaaaaataaagttaaaaagaaacggaagaaagagacaaaaggcaAGGAAGTTCGATTTGgcaaaaaaaatgacaagttttGCTCTTCAGAGTCAGAGAGTGAGAATTTGGAGAGTGATGAGGATGATAGAGACTCTGTTGAAAGCTCTAATTGTATCAAGGACTCCACTATTGTGCTAAAGGAGCCCTCACTTTTCAGCTCACTTTCTGCCTCATCTACTTCTTCTCATGGAAGTTTAGCATCACAGAAACATAACTCGAATCTCGCAGAACAGCACTCCAAGCACTGGAGAACGGATAATTGGAAaaccatttcttctccagcttggTCAGATGTCAGTTCCTTATCAGACTCTACAAGGACAAGACTGACAAGTGAGTCTGATTATACATCTGAAGACTCCAGCTTGGCATCATTAAAACCAGTTAGAAAGAAACaggaacacaaaaagaaaaatactccTCACAATACCGTATCTGAAAAGAAGAATTCATTCCATTCCAATGTGGATGGAGCAATTCCAAAACTAGATAAAGAGGGCAAAGTTGTTAAAaagcataaaacaaaacataaacacaaaaacaaagataaaggACAGTGTTCAAACAATCaagatattaaaatgaaaagctttCCTTATGATTATGAGGACTCTAAGCAAAAGTCAGATAAGGCCTTACTTGTTGATAGTGAAAATCCAATTGAAAGTAAATTAAAAGTATTAAAGCATGATAGAGAACATttcaagaaagaagagaaaataatcaaaactaaATCTGAGGAAAAGGAATGGTTGTTTAAAGATGAGATCATAAAAGTTTCCAAAGAAGAAAAGTCACTAAAAAGAGTCAAAGAGGGGAACAAAGAACTCAGTAAAGCTTTCAGAGAGGAGAAAGACCGATCAAGTAAAACTGAAAAGGAGAAATCATTAAAGGAAAAGTctccaaaagaggaaaaacttaGAATtcacaaggaagaaagaaagaaaaaatcaaaagacaaacaatcaaagtcagagaagaaaaatgacttgaaggaggagaaaatgtccaaatctgagaaagaaaagacttttaaagaagataaagaaaaatttaaaaaagaaaaagtttatagGGAAGAATCTGGTTTTGATGAATTTTGTAATAAAAGTCAGTTTTTAGAGAATGAAGATACCAAATTCAGCCTTTCTGATGATCAACAAGAGAGGTGGTTTTCTGATTTATCTGATTCATCATTTGATTTCAAAGGGGAAGATAGTTGGGATTCTCCAGTGACAGACTATAGGGAGATAAAAAATGACTCAGTAGCAAAGCTAATCTTGGAGACAGTGAaggaggaaacaaaggaaaagaagagggataacaaaaataaagaaaagagagaatataatgaaaaacGTAATGAAAaagattctttctttaaaaagaaagatagagactATTTGGACAAAacctctgaaaaaaagaaagacccaTCTGAGAAACACAAAAGTATTCCCAGTTACTtgtcagaaaaggagaaaaggaggaaagagtctGCAGATGGCATCAAAGATCGGAAAGAAAAAGATATGGGTGATAGctgcaaagagagaaaagactCATTTGATAGTTCTAAAGACAGGAAAGATGCCAAGCTTAAACAAGAGGAAACCTATAGAGATGAACTTAAAGAATATGGttgtgagaatttttttaaggACAAATTAGATTcagaatttggaaaaaatttagaaacttgGGAAAGACATCattcagggaaagaaaaggataaaaaagatatTGGTGACAAGGACAAAAAAGAGAAGTtgaaatcagagaaatataaagaaaaatctaaagaaacagacaaagaaaaaaatgaaaaatccatcctggaaaaaaatcagaaagacaaagaattggataaatgttttaaagagaaaaaagagacaaaggaaaaatataaggaTTTGCacaacaaagacaaagaaaggaagtCTTCCCTtgatcaaatgaaagaaaagaaagacaaaaatttctCAGGATCTATCTCAGAGGACTTTGctgaaaaaagagatgaaaaaaagactaaagaCAAAAGCTGGTACATTGCAGATATTTTCACAGATGAAAGTGAAGACGAGAAAGAGGAGTATAATACAAGTGGATTCAAAATCGGCGATACTATTGGCAGTGAAGTGCCAAGAGTAGAGAATGTACAAGAAAAAGATGAGGATAAAGAACCTTACACCTCTGAGAAACATCGGAAATATTCTTCCGATAAGCAGCACTCTGGAGATAAGCAGAAAGACAAAGAAtccaaggagaagaaaaaggaaaagggattaatagaaggaggaaaagataaaaaagaaaaaaactttgaaaaacacaaagagaagaaagacaaagattcTATTGAAAAATATAAGGATAGGAAAGATAGAACTTCTATTGACTCtattcaagaaaagaaaagtaaacaaaaaattcCTGAAAAGGTGGAAAGGAAACACTCCACTGATGACAAggttaaaaacaaacataaagaAAAGTCAGATAAAGAACATTCCAAAGAGAGAAAATCTTCAAAGGGGGGTGATATGGAAAAAAGCTTGTTGGAGAAGTTGGAGGAAGAAGCTCTCAATGAATATAGAGATGACTCCAATGATAAGATAAGTGAGCTCTCATCTGATAGCTTCACAGATCGAGGACAGGATCCGGGCATGAATAGTCTCCTTGAATCATCATTCACAGAACCTGCTGAGGACAAATTCAAGGATGCTATATCCTTTCCTTCCCTACAAGACAAATTGAAAGAAAAGGAGCGACATAGGCATTCCTCATCTTCATCAAAGAAAAGTCACGAAAGGGAAAAAGCCAAGAAAGATAAgtctgagaaaaaagaaaaaagtgatgaTTTTAAGGACAATAGAAAAGAATCAGCACAGTTTGAAAAAGACTTCTCCTTGGATGGTGATGCTTTTGGCATGTCATATAACATGAAAGCTGATGTAGAAGATGAATTagacaaaactattgaatttttctcaactgaaaagaaagacaaaaacgaTTCTGAGAGGGAACTTTCCAAgaagtcagaaaaggaaaaaatttacacTTCAAATTCCATCAGTACAActaaagacaagaagaaaagagataagcatcgagaaaaatggaaagatgaaaaagagaaacacagagaaaaacaCACAGATGGATTTTTTAAGCATCACAAGGATGAACAGAAGTCtgtgaataaagagaaagacaattcTCAAGTGAATGCTTTTAAAGATAAATCAAAGGATGAAAGTATCAAACTCAGTGAAAGcagattaaaagagaaggaaaagtctGACTCATTAAAGATCAGTAATGGAAATGACAAAATTCCACCATCCAAAGACACAGCAAAGAAGGACACCAGGCCCAGAGAAAAACTTCTAGGAGATGGTGACCTGATGATGACAAGTTTTGAGAGAATGCTGTGCCAAAAAGACCTGGAGATAGAAGAGCGTCACAAGAGACACAAGGAACGAATGAAGCAGATGGAAAAGATGAGACACAGGTCTGGGGACCCTAAACTGAAGGATAAAGTGAAGTCCTCTGAAGAGGTAAGGAAGAGAAGCCTCGATCTGCCTTCTAAAAAACCACCTGCACCGGACTCTcagcttaaagagaaaaagacGAAGGAGCTCGGACCGCTAACTCCTGGGCCGTCAACAGAAAGCAAACCCCACCCCGTGGTGGGCACTGACTCTAAAGACTGGCTGACTGGTCCTCACATGAAAGAAatcctccctgcctccccccGACCAGACCAGAGCCGCCCCACTGGGGTTCCTGCTCCAGCTTCAGTGGTTTCTTGCCCTAGTTATGAGGAAGTGATGCAGACTCCTAGAACGCCTTCATGCAGCAATGAAGATTACACTGATTTGATGTTTGACTGTGCTGATTCCCAGCATTCTATTCCTGTCTCTACCATGTCCATGAATGCATGCTCACCATCCTTTTTTGATAGATACACGAATACTTCTGGTGGGCTTCCAGAAAACCCAAATCAAACTCCCACAAGGACTCTCCCTACAAACCTTTATCGTTCAATCTCTGTTGATATCAGGAGAACTCCTGAAGAGGAATTCACTGTTGGGGATAAGTTTTTCAGACAGCAAAGTGTACCTGCTACATCAAATTATGATTCACCTGTGCAGCATTTAATGGAAGAAAAGGTTCCTTTACCATCTGTTCCTGCAGAAAAGTTTCCATGTTTGTCTCCTGGATACTATTCTCCAGATTATGGGATTCCTTCACCTAAAGTTGAAACATTACATTGTACGCCAGGGGCTATTGGAAATGTTGCCCCATCTCCTGAAAGTGTTTTCTCTGGTTTGCAAGCAAAATCCTCTCCTTCTCATAGAGATGAGTTATTAGCTCCATCTATAGAAAGTGCTCTTCCCCCTGATTTGGGCATCCCATTGGATGCCACAGAAGACCAACAAGCAACCGCTGCTATTATTCCACCAGAGCCTAGCTATCTACAGCCAATTGAAGAGGGCCCCTTTAATGCTGTTATATCAGAAGAGGATAATGCAGATTGGGCAAACCCTCCCAGAAACTCAGAGCAACCTATTACTCAGAGTTTAATTGGAACTTCCTCTGAAACCCCTGTTAATTGGACTGTTGGATCTGAACTTCTGATTAAGTCCCCACAGAGATTTCCAGAGTCTCCCAAACCTTTCTGTTCTACAGATCCCATACATCCAGCTCCTGTACCATTTATACCTTCTGATTCTCCTTACCCAGTTTCTCCTATTTCATACCCCTTGTCTGTGTCTGAACCAGCCCTTAATGATGTAAAGGAAGTTGCTGAAGAAGCAATTCCAGGAGAAATAACAACATCAGAGGAACAGACTTCTTACATGCCCCCTTCTAGATTAGACTCATTCTTTACTAACTGTAAGCCTCTACCAGAAGAAACTCCTGAAATCGTTCAAGAATCCACATGCATACCAACCGTAACTCAGGTTGAAACTCTGGGCTCCTTGGAAAACAACTTTTTGGAAAATAACATTTCTGTCATAAATCAAGAAGAACCAGTGGCATGGCCTGATCCTTTTACCAACGCAGAAGATGACTTAGATCTGGGTCCCTTTTCTTTACCAGAACTTCCACTGCAAAATAAAGATGTCGCAGATGCTGAAATGACTGAAGCAGAACCTATGGGAGACAGTACTGTGGTTGCCTCAGAAAGTACAAATCCTGGAGATCCGGGAGTCTTCAGTGGGAACCTTTCTTTATTGGCTGCAGAGGAGCAAGAGGAGCTACCCACTAGTCAGGCAGCTGCCCTCCTGCCTGGGGTGCCGGGGCCAGAACCAGAGGAACCGAAGCCAGAAGCTCTGTGTGTGGAGGCTGCCACAGAAACGGGGAGTGTGCCTGAGGAGAAGATGTCTGAACAGTTAGAAGCCCATTCTTTTCCGCCAGCAGCCTCGGCTGAACTTCCTCCTCAGACAGGTGAccaggaaagagaaacaaatccTGAAGACTCCTTTGTAACAAACTGTGGCTTGGAGAGCTGTGCTGAGAAGAATTTGGCCCAGGCTGGTGTCGATGGTACCAGCACTCAAGAGGAAGTCATAGGAAGCACTGTCAATCAGACAGGTTCTTCCCAGGTGGAACCGCCCCAAGGCAACACGCAGTCAGAAGCTGCCGACTCTGTACCTAAAGCAGTACCTGAAATTCCAAAACCACCCAAAGTTGAAGAAATTCCTCAACGAATCACAAGGAACCGTGCTCAAATGCTAGCtaatcaaaataaacaaaatacctCCCCCTCGGAAAAAGAATTTCCACCAGTTTCGACTCCTTCCACAAGAGCAAAGGGGCGAGTCACAGAAGAAGAAGATTCTCAAGCCCAACACCCCCGGAAACGTCGTTTCCAACGCTCCAACCAACAGCTGCAGCAGCAAATTAATACATCTACCCAGCAAACAAGGGAGATGATACAGCAGACATTGGCAGCCATCGTAGATGCTATAAAACTGGATGACATTGAACCTTATCATAGTGATAGGTCAAATCCTTATTTTGAATACCTTCAGATCAGGAAAAAGATTGAGGAAAAGCGGAAAATTCTCTGCTACATCACTCCTCAGGCCCCCCAGTGTTATGCTGAATATGTCACTTACACGGGTTCTTACCTGTTAGATGGCAAGCCTCTCAGCAAGCTTCACATTCCAGTG ATTGCCCCACCGCCATCTCTGGCAGAACCACTGAAGGAATTATTTAAGCAGCAGGAGACTGTGAGGGGGAAACTGCGTCTCCAGCACAGCATAGAGCGG GAAAAGCTGATTGTTTCCTGTGAACAGGAGATCTTGCGGGTTCACTGCCGAGCAGCGCGGACAATAGCTAACCAGGCTGTCCCATTCAGTGCCTGTACGATGCTTCTGGACTCCGAAGTCTACAACATGCCCCTGGAAAGTCAG GGGGATGAAAATAAGTCAGTAAGAGATCGTTTCAATGCTCGACAATTCATTTCCTGGTTACAGGATGTGGATGACAAATACGACCGGATGAAG ACGTGTCTGTTGATGCGGCAGCAACATGAAGCGGCGGCTCTCAATGCGGTGCAAAGGATGGAGTGGCAGCTGAAAGTCCAGGAGCTAGACCCTGCGGGGCACAAGTCTCTCTGCGTGAATGAGGTGCCGTCCTTCTACGTGCCAATGGTCGATGTCAACGATGACTTTGTGCTCTTGCCAGCATGA